Proteins encoded within one genomic window of Gloeobacter kilaueensis JS1:
- a CDS encoding lipid-A-disaccharide synthase-related protein, which translates to MSTKRLLCLSNGHGEDLIATRIAEALLAYDVEILALPVVGEGEAYRQLGLKIVVPTRTMPSGGFIYMDVREFWKDVRGGLGRLTFEQWRTLRRLAPACDLVLAVGDIVVLALAYLSKAPYAFVGTAKSDYYQGGRPTDYTSLERWLLNRPACRAAFPRDRLTTDNLRRWVPQAVYLGNPMMDKLEAGPDLATAPPAGAVVALLLPGSRAPEACRNLALMLQAVEPLAATFPQPLHLLCARAGSLSDEGIRAYLPVGWQLEGPLLRRDKLTVHLEQGRFAECLQRSHLVIAMAGTATEQAVGLGRPVFTLAGEGPQFTPRFAEAQTRLLGESVQLVEGGPAELASRVRVVMADAPLRERIRLNGTARMGTPGAARRIAQHVIKLIT; encoded by the coding sequence GTGTCAACAAAACGGCTGCTGTGCTTGAGCAACGGCCACGGCGAAGATCTGATTGCCACCCGGATCGCCGAGGCATTGCTCGCCTACGATGTCGAAATTCTCGCTCTGCCGGTGGTCGGTGAGGGAGAAGCCTATCGGCAACTCGGCCTCAAGATCGTCGTGCCGACCCGGACGATGCCCTCGGGCGGTTTTATCTATATGGATGTGCGCGAGTTCTGGAAGGACGTGCGCGGTGGCCTCGGTCGCCTCACCTTTGAGCAGTGGCGCACGCTGCGCCGTCTGGCCCCCGCGTGCGATCTGGTGCTGGCGGTGGGAGACATCGTCGTTCTGGCCCTCGCCTACCTGAGCAAAGCCCCCTACGCCTTCGTCGGCACCGCCAAGTCCGACTATTACCAGGGCGGGCGGCCCACCGACTACACGTCCCTCGAACGCTGGCTTCTCAATCGCCCCGCCTGCCGGGCGGCTTTCCCCCGCGATCGGCTGACCACCGACAACCTGCGCCGCTGGGTGCCCCAGGCCGTCTATCTCGGCAATCCGATGATGGACAAGCTGGAGGCAGGGCCGGATCTGGCCACGGCACCGCCCGCCGGTGCCGTAGTCGCGCTGCTTTTGCCCGGCTCCCGTGCCCCAGAAGCCTGCCGCAACCTCGCCTTGATGCTCCAGGCGGTCGAGCCGCTCGCTGCCACCTTTCCGCAGCCGCTCCACCTGCTGTGTGCGCGGGCGGGCAGCCTGAGCGACGAGGGCATCCGCGCCTATCTGCCCGTGGGCTGGCAGCTAGAAGGACCGCTGCTTCGTCGCGACAAATTGACAGTTCACCTTGAGCAGGGACGCTTTGCCGAATGCCTGCAGCGGTCTCATCTGGTGATCGCGATGGCCGGGACCGCTACCGAGCAGGCCGTCGGCCTGGGCAGGCCCGTTTTTACCCTGGCTGGGGAGGGGCCACAATTTACCCCGCGCTTTGCTGAGGCCCAGACGCGGCTATTGGGCGAGTCGGTGCAACTGGTCGAGGGCGGCCCGGCTGAACTTGCCAGTCGCGTGCGGGTGGTGATGGCCGATGCGCCCCTGCGCGAGCGCATCCGGCTCAACGGCACGGCGCGCATGGGCACGCCGGGAGCTGCCCGCCGGATTGCCCAGCACGTCATCAAGCTCATCACCTGA